The Acetobacter sp. DNA window GTTGATTTCAGTCTGAAAAAGGATTTCGAAAACGGCGATGTCATCAAGCTGAACGGCTCCTACGTTGACATGGACTACATGAACAACCCGAACCCCAGCATGGCGGATTGGAAGGCAGAGGGGCGCAGCTATGCGAGAGGCAGCACTTTTTCGCCCGGCAGTTCGGATTACTGGCTGCAAAATCGCTGGAAATGGGAGCAGATCATGCTCAGCATGCCGTCGCTCTTCAAGCTGCCGGGTAAGACCGAGCTGACTGTCACACCTTATTTCCTTGAGGCATGGCAGAATTCTCCAGCGTCTTCCACTTTGTCCGAGACCGGAAATTACTATGGCACACAGCCTGTTTCCGTAAACATTCCCGGTTTTGACGCGGCGGGAGGAAGTGTGCGGAGCGATTATGTGGGGACGCAGAGCGTGGGTGGAATCAACGCGGCTCTCTCTCGCAAATTTGGTGACCACAAGCTTACTCTTGGGTATTGGTATCAATACGCCGTGGATGATCTGTCCATGCCGTTTTCCAGCGTATCGCCTTCTGGTTCCGCGGGTTCTGCATGGAGCCTGCATAATGTGACCATGGGCAATGGTGAGCCCTATCTGGCGGAAAAAGAGCATACAGTCACCCAGACAAACGCGATTTATCTGCAAGATGAGGTCTCGCTTTTGCAGGACAGGCTTAAGATTGTTGGGGGGATCAAGGCGCTGATGGTAAACCGGGAGGGCACAAACAGTCTGCCCGGACCTCAGTACCATGCGGGAAGCAACAACTTCCAGCCGCTTCCACGGCTTTCCGTGGCGTACAAATTCAATAAGGAGCATCAGGTCTTTTTCAATGTGACCACAAACACGCTTATGCCGATTGATGATACTTTGTACAACAGCTACTCGGGAGGGGCGGTTTCCACGCAGGGTAACTCCGCCCTTAAGCCGGAATATTCGATTTCCGAAGAGTTGGGCTACCGGTATCAGGGAAAGATTGCCCACGCGTCTATTGCACTCTTTAATTACAACTTCACCAATCGTCAGGTTTCCAGCCTGCGATACGTGAATAATGTGCAGGTTTATTCCACCATCAACGGTGGCGGGCAGACAACACGCGGTGTGGATTTTGAAGCCGGTCTAATGCCGTTCTATGGGTTTTCTCCCTATGTGTCGGCCGAGTATCTGCACGCAACGGTTGACAACAACATTCAGGTTGGCAACGACTATCTTCCTACCGCCGGTAAAACGGCTGTCAGAAGCCCGCATTTTCAGGGTGCGATCGGTATTGTTTACGACCATCGAAATTTCTTCGGTACTTTCTCCGTCAAATATACCGGGTCGCAATATTCGA harbors:
- a CDS encoding TonB-dependent receptor, whose translation is MLTIVHYRACKTYIALSTASFLASTALAHAAVDQPHVRSVRGQHKVVSGQHVVSGTDASGKSAAPRAFVSHGTEEVRVSAVLQHGAYGRVRRVAGGGLMARQTGGDMRSTVTSEYINKQAATTTAYQAVSLTPGANFSQSDPYGFAANSMLSVRGLGGNEVGQVWEGMPVNDIETYNGYPTYWADGEDIDSVSLTQGSAAITAPVMNAAGGQITTTMRDPAKKFGGLVDYSYGTLNLQRFYGRVDTGEIGHTGVTGYVSFSNGTAKNSLGPGRQMRRHVDFSLKKDFENGDVIKLNGSYVDMDYMNNPNPSMADWKAEGRSYARGSTFSPGSSDYWLQNRWKWEQIMLSMPSLFKLPGKTELTVTPYFLEAWQNSPASSTLSETGNYYGTQPVSVNIPGFDAAGGSVRSDYVGTQSVGGINAALSRKFGDHKLTLGYWYQYAVDDLSMPFSSVSPSGSAGSAWSLHNVTMGNGEPYLAEKEHTVTQTNAIYLQDEVSLLQDRLKIVGGIKALMVNREGTNSLPGPQYHAGSNNFQPLPRLSVAYKFNKEHQVFFNVTTNTLMPIDDTLYNSYSGGAVSTQGNSALKPEYSISEELGYRYQGKIAHASIALFNYNFTNRQVSSLRYVNNVQVYSTINGGGQTTRGVDFEAGLMPFYGFSPYVSAEYLHATVDNNIQVGNDYLPTAGKTAVRSPHFQGAIGIVYDHRNFFGTFSVKYTGSQYSTFMNDEKMPSYKTLNLSLGYRLPSFGFVKNPEIRVAFMNLTDEKVLSGVASPQLNAQTTTGIHGTSIEGGSASYYIAPRFTSSMTIAAGF